The genomic interval CCGCCGATTCGGTCGGACGACGCGCACATCGCGGCTCGCTGCGCGAGTAGGGATCCGCTCAGACCACTACGTCCCAGGTGTGGCCGCAGTTTTTGCATTCCAACATTCTTCTCACTTCTGGACCGAGCAGTTCCCCCTCGATTTCCGTTCCCGCCCGTTTCTTACAGTCCGGACACCTCACCCCTTTCATCCCGTATGAATATGAGATCTGGCTCGCATAAACTGTGTCGGCGACTGGACAGCCGTTCGAAGCGTTCCGATGGACTCGAGCGAGAACGCACGTTTTTCACGGTCCGAACGAACGGGCGGGTATGATCGAGGCGACGCTTTGTTTCCCGCTTCGGACCATCAGTCGCGGCGACGATCCGACCGCCGACGGCGACGACGGCCGCGAAGTACTCCTGATCGAGAAGCGACGCGGCCTGGGCGAGGGGTGGTACAACGGCCCCGGCGGCAAGTGCGAACCGGGTGAGACACCGCAGGAGTGTGCGGTCCGCGAAACGCGCGAGGAGGTCGGCCTCGACGTCCGCGACCTCGAAAAGGCAGGTGAACTCCGATTCCTGCTCGACGGCGAGGTCCACACCTTCTGTCACGTCTTCCGCACTCGCTCTTTTACCGGCGAGCCGACGCCCTCCGAGGAGGCCAGGCCGGAGTGGGTTCCGATCGGGGACGTGCCCTACGACCAGATGTGGGAGGACGACCGACTCTGGCTGCCTGGCGTGCTCGAGGGGAAGACGGTGCGCGGCGAGTTCCGGTTCGAGGGCGGCGAGCCCCTCGACGAAGCGGCGTTCGTCGACCACGACCTCGAGTGGGACGTCTCGTTCTGAGCCGTCAGTTCCGCTGATCGCTGCGGGTGCGATTCCGCGCGGTCGCCGATTCCGGCGACTCGCTCGTCCGGTTACGGCTTCAGCACGACTTTCCCGGAGCTCTTGCGGTCCTCGATGTACTGGTGGGCTTCGGCCGCGTCCGCGAGCGCGAACGACTCGCCCAGGACGACCTCGAGGTCGCCGCTCGCGAGGCCCTCTGTGAGATCGGGGACCGCCTGCATCACCCTGCTCGGGTCGTGGGCGGCCGCCTGGCCCAGGTGGAATCCCTTGACGGTCTTGTTCTCGAAGAGCAGGCGCTGGTTCTCAGCCGCGGCGGGGACGCCGCTGGCGACGCCGTAGGTGACCATCCGGCCGAAGTGAGCCATCGCGTCGAGACTGCGCTCGAAGACGTCGTCGCCGACGCTCTCCAGGACGAGGTCGACGCCCTCGCCGTCGGTCTCCGCGTCGACGACCTCGCGGAAGTCCGTCTCGGTGTAGTTGATCGGGTGGTCACAGCCCAGGTCGGCCGCCAGGTCGAGTTTCTCCCGCGTGCTCGCGGTGCCGAAGACCTCGGCGCCGGCGTTGGACGCGAGCTGGACGGCGGCCGTGCCGACCCCGCCCGCGGCGGCCTGGATCAGGACGGACTCGCCGTCCTCGAGCCCGCCCCACTCGAAGAGGCAGGCGTGGGCGGTGAGGAACTGGACGGGAAAGCCGGCGGCCGCCTCGAAGCTCATCCCTTCGGGAACGGGAAAGAGCAGCCCGGCGTCGGCGACGGCGTACTCCGCGTAACCGCCGGTGTCGAGCATCGCGACGACGCGGTCGCCCTCGGAGACGTCTTCGACGCCCTCGCCGACGGCATCGACCGTGCCCGCGGCTTCCATCCCAGGGACGTAGGACGGCTCGGGACCGCCCGGGTAATGGCCGCGACGTTGCATGACGTCCGCGAAGTTGATCCCTGCGGCTTCGACGTCGATCCGGACCTGGCCGGCCGCCGGCTCCGGGGTCGGAACGTCGACGACCGAGAGTTCGTCGCTCTCGCCGTACGCGTCGACTTCGATCGCTTTCATATCCATCGTTCCTACCAGCCTCGCGTGCATAAAACCGAGAGAACCGGAGGAAACGAACCAACGGTTTGCAGTTTGATCGACGTTTCACTGCGAGAACCGACGTTCGCCC from Natrinema salifodinae carries:
- a CDS encoding 8-oxo-dGTP diphosphatase — translated: MIEATLCFPLRTISRGDDPTADGDDGREVLLIEKRRGLGEGWYNGPGGKCEPGETPQECAVRETREEVGLDVRDLEKAGELRFLLDGEVHTFCHVFRTRSFTGEPTPSEEARPEWVPIGDVPYDQMWEDDRLWLPGVLEGKTVRGEFRFEGGEPLDEAAFVDHDLEWDVSF
- a CDS encoding quinone oxidoreductase family protein — encoded protein: MKAIEVDAYGESDELSVVDVPTPEPAAGQVRIDVEAAGINFADVMQRRGHYPGGPEPSYVPGMEAAGTVDAVGEGVEDVSEGDRVVAMLDTGGYAEYAVADAGLLFPVPEGMSFEAAAGFPVQFLTAHACLFEWGGLEDGESVLIQAAAGGVGTAAVQLASNAGAEVFGTASTREKLDLAADLGCDHPINYTETDFREVVDAETDGEGVDLVLESVGDDVFERSLDAMAHFGRMVTYGVASGVPAAAENQRLLFENKTVKGFHLGQAAAHDPSRVMQAVPDLTEGLASGDLEVVLGESFALADAAEAHQYIEDRKSSGKVVLKP